A genomic region of Melanotaenia boesemani isolate fMelBoe1 chromosome 21, fMelBoe1.pri, whole genome shotgun sequence contains the following coding sequences:
- the sbk1 gene encoding serine/threonine-protein kinase SBK1 isoform X1 → MNPVALLRLTAAPSQSLPHSVKASLSLSPSGPGRAGSGGNSPTSKIDYCGGVPVEDMQALAITSLSAADVAKQYEHIRELGKGTYGKVDLVAHRTQGTKLALKFVTKNKTKLKSFLREYSLTGSLSCSPFIIKVLDVLFETEDSYVFGQEYAPAGDLFDIIPPQVGLPEEMVKRCMQQLGLALDFMHSKSLVHRDVKPENVLLFDRECRRIKLADFGMTRRVGCRVKRVSGTIPYTAPEVCRANRAEGFLVTTSLDVWAFGVLVFCMLTGNFPWEAALQTDAFYEEFRRWQKAGCPVGTYPSQWRRFTDDALRMFQRLLAADPEKRCGVKDVFCFIKYELVSELRRRASYRAKRGERSSSGVCTGSCTSSSTSTVSRSSHRHPEPSTPPGTSCLRPAPLKRSVLSDPLSPREESGQHQSPGREKNKSQMMMATAIEICV, encoded by the exons TCTCTTTCTCCGTCTGGGCCAGGACGGGCAGGTAGCGGTGGAAACTCCCCGACATCCAAAATTGATTACTGTGGAGGGGTGCCTGTGGAAGACATGCAGGCATTGGCCATCACCTCTCTATCTGCAGCAGATGTAGCCAAGCAGTACGAGCACATCCGTGAGCTGGGGAAGGGCACGTATGGCAAGGTGGACCTCGTGGCCCACAGGACACAGG GCACCAAACTGGCGCTGAAGTTTGTTACCAAGAACAAGACAAAGCTCAAAAGTTTCCTGCGAGAATACAGTCTAACAGGCTCACTTAGCTGCAGCCCTTTCATCATCAAAGTCCTGGATGTGCTTTTTGAGACAGAGGACAGCTATGTGTTTGGGCAAGAATATGCCCCTGCTGGAGACCTTTTCGACATTATACCACCACAG GTTGGTCTGCCAGAGGAAATGGTCAAACGCTGCATGCAACAACTAGGCTTGGCCCTGGACTTTATGCATAGTAAGAGCCTAGTGCATCGAGATGTCAAACCGGAGAATGTGCTGTTGTTTGACCGTGAGTGCCGCCGCATCAAGCTGGCTGACTTTGGCATGACCCGACGCGTGGGCTGCCGTGTGAAGCGGGTGAGTGGCACCATCCCCTACACAGCACCAGAGGTGTGCCGCGCTAACCGTGCAGAAGGCTTTCTTGTGACCACCAGCCTGGATGTGTGGGCGTTTGGTGTTCTAGTCTTCTGCATGTTGACGGGCAATTTCCCCTGGGAGGCAGCGTTGCAGACTGATGCCTTCTACGAAGAGTTTCGCCGCTGGCAGAAAGCAGGGTGTCCAGTGGGAACGTACCCATCTCAGTGGCGCCGCTTTACTGATGATGCCTTGCGCATGTTTCAGAGGCTGCTCGCTGCTGATCCAGAAAAACGCTGTGGAGTCAAGGATGTGTTCTGCTTTATCAAGTATGAGCTGGTCAGTGAGCTCAGGCGCAGGGCATCTTACCGAGCAAAGAGAGGTGAGAGGTCAAGCTCAGGAGTGTGCACTGGCAGTTGCACTTCCTCCTCAACATCCACTGTTTCGCGTTCCTCCCACAGACACCCTGAGCCATCCACCCCTCCAGGAACATCCTGCCTGCGTCCAGCACCACTCAAGCGTAGTGTTCTTTCTGACCCGCTATCACCCAGAGAAGAGTCTGGACAGCACCAGTCTCCTGGTCGAGAGAAGAACAAAAGCCAGATGATGATGGCGACTGCAATAGAAATCTGTGTGTGA
- the sbk1 gene encoding serine/threonine-protein kinase SBK1 isoform X2, producing MQDHGGERQVASSLPHSVKASLSLSPSGPGRAGSGGNSPTSKIDYCGGVPVEDMQALAITSLSAADVAKQYEHIRELGKGTYGKVDLVAHRTQGTKLALKFVTKNKTKLKSFLREYSLTGSLSCSPFIIKVLDVLFETEDSYVFGQEYAPAGDLFDIIPPQVGLPEEMVKRCMQQLGLALDFMHSKSLVHRDVKPENVLLFDRECRRIKLADFGMTRRVGCRVKRVSGTIPYTAPEVCRANRAEGFLVTTSLDVWAFGVLVFCMLTGNFPWEAALQTDAFYEEFRRWQKAGCPVGTYPSQWRRFTDDALRMFQRLLAADPEKRCGVKDVFCFIKYELVSELRRRASYRAKRGERSSSGVCTGSCTSSSTSTVSRSSHRHPEPSTPPGTSCLRPAPLKRSVLSDPLSPREESGQHQSPGREKNKSQMMMATAIEICV from the exons TCTCTTTCTCCGTCTGGGCCAGGACGGGCAGGTAGCGGTGGAAACTCCCCGACATCCAAAATTGATTACTGTGGAGGGGTGCCTGTGGAAGACATGCAGGCATTGGCCATCACCTCTCTATCTGCAGCAGATGTAGCCAAGCAGTACGAGCACATCCGTGAGCTGGGGAAGGGCACGTATGGCAAGGTGGACCTCGTGGCCCACAGGACACAGG GCACCAAACTGGCGCTGAAGTTTGTTACCAAGAACAAGACAAAGCTCAAAAGTTTCCTGCGAGAATACAGTCTAACAGGCTCACTTAGCTGCAGCCCTTTCATCATCAAAGTCCTGGATGTGCTTTTTGAGACAGAGGACAGCTATGTGTTTGGGCAAGAATATGCCCCTGCTGGAGACCTTTTCGACATTATACCACCACAG GTTGGTCTGCCAGAGGAAATGGTCAAACGCTGCATGCAACAACTAGGCTTGGCCCTGGACTTTATGCATAGTAAGAGCCTAGTGCATCGAGATGTCAAACCGGAGAATGTGCTGTTGTTTGACCGTGAGTGCCGCCGCATCAAGCTGGCTGACTTTGGCATGACCCGACGCGTGGGCTGCCGTGTGAAGCGGGTGAGTGGCACCATCCCCTACACAGCACCAGAGGTGTGCCGCGCTAACCGTGCAGAAGGCTTTCTTGTGACCACCAGCCTGGATGTGTGGGCGTTTGGTGTTCTAGTCTTCTGCATGTTGACGGGCAATTTCCCCTGGGAGGCAGCGTTGCAGACTGATGCCTTCTACGAAGAGTTTCGCCGCTGGCAGAAAGCAGGGTGTCCAGTGGGAACGTACCCATCTCAGTGGCGCCGCTTTACTGATGATGCCTTGCGCATGTTTCAGAGGCTGCTCGCTGCTGATCCAGAAAAACGCTGTGGAGTCAAGGATGTGTTCTGCTTTATCAAGTATGAGCTGGTCAGTGAGCTCAGGCGCAGGGCATCTTACCGAGCAAAGAGAGGTGAGAGGTCAAGCTCAGGAGTGTGCACTGGCAGTTGCACTTCCTCCTCAACATCCACTGTTTCGCGTTCCTCCCACAGACACCCTGAGCCATCCACCCCTCCAGGAACATCCTGCCTGCGTCCAGCACCACTCAAGCGTAGTGTTCTTTCTGACCCGCTATCACCCAGAGAAGAGTCTGGACAGCACCAGTCTCCTGGTCGAGAGAAGAACAAAAGCCAGATGATGATGGCGACTGCAATAGAAATCTGTGTGTGA